From the genome of Pseudomonas sp. AB6, one region includes:
- the rapZ gene encoding RNase adapter RapZ yields MRMIIVSGRSGSGKSTALNVLEDNGFYCIDNLPAGLLPELADRALVHTELAEPLVAVSIDARNLPSHLFRFPQLLEELRNRHIQCDVLYLDADEETLLKRFSETRRRHPLSSANRSLAEAIRDESSLLGPIIDLADLKINTTQLNLYQLRDTIKLRLLNKPEPGTAFLIESFGFKRGMPVDADLVFDVRCLPNPYWKTELREQSGLDQPVAEYLAAQPDVEEMFQDIYTYLNKWLPRFAASSRAYVTIAIGCTGGHHRSVYLTERLGRVLQQSLKNVQVRHRDLN; encoded by the coding sequence ATGCGAATGATCATCGTCAGTGGCCGATCCGGCTCCGGCAAGAGCACCGCACTCAACGTGCTAGAGGATAACGGCTTTTATTGCATCGACAATCTGCCCGCCGGCTTGCTTCCAGAATTGGCTGATCGTGCTCTTGTTCATACTGAACTGGCCGAACCACTCGTAGCCGTTTCAATTGACGCGCGCAACCTCCCTAGTCATCTATTCCGCTTTCCTCAGCTACTTGAGGAACTGCGCAATCGACATATTCAATGCGATGTGCTGTACCTGGACGCAGACGAAGAGACCCTGCTCAAGCGCTTCTCGGAAACGCGTCGCCGCCATCCGCTAAGCAGCGCCAATCGCTCGCTGGCTGAAGCAATACGCGATGAAAGCTCCCTGCTCGGGCCCATCATAGATTTGGCTGACCTGAAGATTAATACCACGCAGCTCAATCTTTATCAGCTACGCGATACGATCAAGCTGCGCTTATTAAACAAACCAGAGCCCGGTACCGCATTTTTGATAGAGTCGTTTGGTTTCAAGCGCGGCATGCCCGTAGATGCCGATCTGGTGTTCGACGTGCGCTGCCTGCCAAATCCCTATTGGAAAACAGAGCTGCGCGAGCAATCAGGCCTGGATCAACCCGTTGCTGAGTATTTGGCCGCCCAGCCTGATGTCGAAGAGATGTTCCAGGATATTTACACGTATTTGAACAAATGGTTGCCTCGCTTTGCCGCCAGCAGCCGAGCTTACGTCACAATTGCCATTGGCTGCACCGGCGGGCACCACCGTTCCGTCTATCTGACCGAACGTTTGGGTCGGGTGTTGCAGCAATCCCTCAAGAATGTTCAGGTTCGCCACCGCGACCTCAACTGA
- a CDS encoding HPr family phosphocarrier protein, with protein MPVHQITIINKLGLHARAAAKFVGVAGRFPCQIRVGRTAESMVDGKSIMAVMMLAAGKGTDIHLHTEGDDEQAALDGLIELINNRFDEGE; from the coding sequence ATGCCCGTTCATCAAATTACCATTATCAACAAGCTTGGGCTGCATGCACGTGCTGCGGCGAAATTCGTCGGGGTTGCCGGACGTTTTCCCTGTCAGATCAGAGTCGGCCGCACAGCCGAAAGCATGGTCGACGGCAAAAGCATCATGGCCGTCATGATGCTAGCTGCGGGCAAAGGCACTGATATCCATCTGCACACTGAAGGTGACGACGAACAGGCAGCTTTAGACGGTTTGATTGAGCTGATCAATAACCGGTTTGATGAAGGCGAGTGA
- the pmbA gene encoding metalloprotease PmbA — protein sequence MSESQSVGPQALPALQDQVEQILAEAKRQGASACEVAVSLEQGLSTSVRQREVETVEFNRDQGFGITLYVGQRKGSASTSASGADAIRETVAAALAIAKHTSEDESSGLADAALMAKDLQDFDLFHAWDITPEQAIERALICEAAAFDADSRIKNADGTTLNTHQGCRVYGNSHGFIGSSASTRHSLSCVMIAEGDGQMQRDYWYDVSRQGELLADAQSIGRRAAQRAASRLGARPVPTCEVPVLFSAELAGGLFGHFLAAISGGNLYRKSSFLEGAMGQRLFPEWLTLDERPHLMRAMGSSAFDGDGLATYAKPFVENGDLVSYVLGTYSGRKLGLPSTANSGGVHNLFVTHGVEDQAALLRRMGRGLLVTELMGSGLNMVTGDYSRGAAGFWVENGEIQFPVQEVTIASNLRDMFKQIVAIGSDLELRSNIRTGSVLIERMMVAGS from the coding sequence ATGAGTGAATCTCAAAGCGTCGGCCCACAAGCCTTGCCGGCACTGCAAGACCAAGTCGAGCAAATTCTTGCTGAAGCCAAGCGTCAAGGCGCTAGCGCCTGTGAAGTGGCGGTGTCACTGGAGCAAGGTTTGTCGACGTCGGTTCGGCAACGTGAAGTTGAAACTGTCGAATTTAATCGCGACCAAGGGTTTGGTATTACTTTGTACGTAGGGCAACGCAAAGGCTCTGCGAGCACTTCGGCCAGCGGCGCTGATGCCATTCGCGAAACAGTGGCTGCGGCGCTAGCCATCGCCAAGCATACGTCCGAAGACGAAAGCTCGGGCCTTGCCGACGCCGCGTTGATGGCTAAAGATCTGCAGGATTTCGACCTGTTCCACGCTTGGGACATAACCCCGGAACAGGCGATTGAGCGTGCTTTGATCTGTGAAGCCGCAGCCTTCGACGCCGACAGCCGCATCAAGAACGCCGACGGTACAACGCTCAACACTCATCAAGGCTGCCGTGTTTATGGCAACAGTCATGGCTTTATCGGTAGTTCCGCTTCGACCCGTCATAGCCTGAGCTGCGTCATGATTGCCGAAGGTGACGGCCAGATGCAGCGTGATTATTGGTATGACGTGAGTCGCCAGGGTGAATTGTTGGCAGATGCCCAGAGCATTGGCCGACGTGCCGCGCAGCGTGCCGCTAGCCGTTTGGGCGCACGTCCGGTCCCAACGTGCGAAGTGCCTGTATTGTTTTCAGCAGAATTGGCTGGTGGCCTTTTCGGACACTTTTTGGCGGCCATCTCAGGCGGCAACTTGTACCGCAAGTCGTCATTTCTCGAAGGCGCGATGGGCCAACGGCTATTTCCAGAATGGCTAACCCTCGACGAGCGGCCTCATCTAATGCGCGCCATGGGCAGTTCTGCGTTCGATGGGGATGGCCTTGCGACTTACGCAAAGCCGTTCGTGGAGAATGGTGATCTGGTGTCCTACGTGCTGGGAACCTATTCCGGGCGCAAGCTGGGCTTGCCGAGTACCGCAAACTCAGGTGGCGTGCACAACCTGTTTGTTACTCATGGTGTAGAAGATCAGGCTGCATTATTGCGTCGCATGGGGCGCGGCTTGTTGGTCACCGAGTTGATGGGCAGCGGCTTGAACATGGTGACGGGCGATTACTCCCGTGGTGCGGCGGGTTTTTGGGTTGAGAACGGTGAGATTCAGTTCCCTGTCCAAGAGGTCACCATTGCCAGCAACCTGCGAGACATGTTCAAGCAAATCGTTGCTATTGGCAGCGATCTTGAACTGCGCAGTAATATTCGTACGGGTTCGGTATTGATCGAGCGGATGATGGTTGCAGGTAGCTAA
- the yjgA gene encoding ribosome biogenesis factor YjgA — protein sequence MVDSYDDSLDEGKSKTQVKRELHALVDMGERLTTLKPDLLAKLPLTDALRRALAEAPKHTANIARKRHILFIGKLMRDQDLDAILVLLDQLDASTRQYNERFHGLERWRDRLLVGTDEVIEKFVGDYPQADRQQLRSFIRQAQHELAQNKPPAASRKLFKYIRELDETHRGLR from the coding sequence ATGGTTGATTCTTACGACGACTCCCTCGACGAGGGTAAAAGCAAAACTCAGGTCAAACGCGAGCTACATGCTCTGGTTGACATGGGCGAGCGCCTGACCACACTCAAGCCTGACCTGCTGGCTAAGCTGCCCCTGACCGACGCCCTGCGCCGGGCTCTGGCTGAAGCGCCCAAGCACACGGCAAACATTGCGCGCAAACGGCATATCCTGTTCATCGGCAAATTGATGCGCGATCAAGACCTTGACGCCATCCTGGTATTGCTCGATCAGCTGGATGCCTCCACTCGCCAATACAACGAACGCTTTCACGGCCTGGAACGCTGGCGTGATCGCTTGCTTGTTGGCACCGACGAGGTGATAGAAAAATTTGTCGGTGACTATCCGCAAGCAGATCGTCAGCAACTGCGCTCCTTCATTCGTCAGGCTCAACATGAGCTCGCGCAAAACAAGCCGCCGGCTGCCAGCCGCAAATTGTTCAAGTACATCCGTGAGCTCGACGAGACCCATCGCGGTCTGCGCTAG
- the tldD gene encoding metalloprotease TldD gives MSDLSSVSEHLLAPGGLSLDSLQSVLGELAGPGIDAADLYFQGQISESWALEDGIVKEGSFNLDQGVGVRAQSGEKTGFAYSNTITHEALSLAARAARSISRAGQEGTVQAFTTQDVAQLYAPDNPLEVMSRAEKVELLKRVDVATRALDSRIQQVTVSMAGVWERILVASTDGSLAADVRPLVRFNVSVIVEQNGRRERGGHGGGGRTDYRYFLSDDRAMGYAREALRQALVNLEAIPAPAGTLPVVLGPGWSGVLLHEAVGHGLEGDFNRKGSSAYSGRMGEMVASNLCTIVDDGTLAGRRGSLSVDDEGTPTQCTTLIENGVLKGYMQDKLNARLMGVARTGNGRRESYAHLPMPRMTNTYMLAGQSDPAEIIASVKRGIYCANLGGGQVDITSGKFVFSTSEAYLIEDGKITAPVKGATLIGNGPEAMSRVSMVGNDLSLDSGVGTCGKDGQSLPVGVGQPTLKIDAITVGGTGG, from the coding sequence ATGAGCGATTTGTCCTCTGTCAGCGAACACCTTTTAGCGCCTGGCGGTTTGAGCCTCGACAGCTTGCAGTCAGTGCTTGGCGAGCTGGCCGGACCTGGGATCGATGCGGCTGACCTGTATTTTCAGGGACAGATTTCCGAATCCTGGGCATTGGAAGACGGCATCGTCAAGGAAGGCAGTTTCAATCTCGATCAAGGCGTCGGTGTGCGGGCGCAATCGGGCGAGAAAACCGGTTTCGCCTACAGCAACACCATTACCCATGAGGCCTTGAGTCTGGCGGCGCGCGCCGCGCGTTCGATTTCGCGGGCTGGGCAAGAAGGCACGGTTCAGGCGTTTACTACGCAAGACGTAGCCCAGCTCTACGCGCCGGATAACCCGCTTGAAGTCATGAGCAGGGCAGAGAAGGTCGAACTGCTCAAGCGTGTCGATGTCGCTACGCGCGCATTGGATTCACGCATTCAGCAAGTCACAGTCAGCATGGCCGGCGTCTGGGAGCGCATTTTGGTGGCTTCCACCGACGGCAGCCTGGCAGCGGATGTACGCCCGCTTGTCCGGTTTAACGTCAGCGTTATTGTCGAGCAGAACGGTCGACGTGAACGCGGCGGTCATGGCGGTGGCGGGCGTACCGATTACCGTTATTTCCTGAGCGATGACCGTGCCATGGGTTATGCCCGCGAAGCGCTGCGCCAGGCATTGGTCAATCTGGAAGCAATTCCAGCACCTGCGGGCACCTTGCCAGTAGTGTTAGGGCCAGGATGGTCGGGCGTACTGCTACACGAAGCGGTCGGTCATGGTCTGGAAGGCGATTTCAACCGCAAGGGCAGCTCCGCTTACAGTGGGCGTATGGGTGAAATGGTTGCGTCCAATCTGTGCACGATCGTCGATGATGGTACGTTGGCCGGCCGTCGAGGTTCGCTGTCGGTGGACGATGAAGGCACACCGACGCAATGCACAACGCTGATTGAAAACGGTGTGCTCAAGGGCTACATGCAGGACAAGCTCAATGCACGGCTGATGGGCGTGGCCCGGACCGGCAATGGTCGTCGTGAGTCCTATGCGCACTTGCCGATGCCGCGCATGACCAATACCTACATGCTGGCCGGACAGAGTGACCCTGCCGAAATCATCGCCTCGGTAAAACGCGGCATCTACTGCGCCAACTTGGGCGGCGGACAGGTGGATATCACTAGCGGTAAATTCGTTTTTTCCACCAGCGAAGCGTATTTGATTGAAGACGGCAAGATCACAGCACCGGTCAAAGGCGCGACCTTGATCGGGAACGGGCCGGAAGCTATGAGTCGAGTGTCGATGGTCGGTAACGATTTGTCGCTGGATAGCGGTGTAGGCACCTGCGGTAAAGACGGTCAGTCCTTACCGGTGGGCGTGGGTCAGCCAACCTTGAAGATCGACGCGATCACGGTAGGGGGGACAGGCGGTTGA